Within bacterium, the genomic segment GGGAATTGGCTAAGATTAGAGAAGATGCTTCTTCTAATGAAGAATTTAATTTAAAGAAGATAGTTATTAAATCAATTTTAAACTTAAAAGATCTAATTAAAAAAAAGAAGCCAAAATTTTCTTTTTATAATCTCAATGTTGGGGCTTATGGAAATCCTTTGTTGATTGAAAAAGTTTTGTCAAATCTTATCTCAAATGGTCTTATCTTTAATGATAAAAAGAAGATAACTTTGGAAATAGGGAGTATAAACAAAGAAGAAGCTTTTTCTGTCTATGTAAAAGATAATGGAATTGGGATAGAAGAGTTTTATTTTGAAAGAATATTTCAAATTTTTCAACGGGTAGGGACAAAAAATTATAGCGGTGTGGGAGCAGGTTTAACTATTTGTAACAAGGTTATAGAAAAACATAGAGGAAATATTTGGGTAGAGTCTAAAGTGAGTAAAGGAAGTACTTTTTTCTTTACTTTACCGCCTAAAAAAAGTTAATAAATAAAGGAAGTAATTTTGTAACCGTTCAGCCGTCAGCTAAGGCTAACAAAATCAGGTAGTAGTGTGTTAAATACTCTTCTCTCTCTTGCCTTAATGGACTGATTCTTAATAAAATTGCTATCTGAAAACTGATACTTGAATATTTACAAAGTTTTTTATTCATTTTACCAGCCAAAAAGAGTTAATAACTTAGCTAACAGGTAATCATATGAAGATTAAAGTATTATATATTGAAGATAATTATGCTGATTTTTTAATGTTAAAGAGAATCTTAGAAGTTAAGGGAAGATACTTTACCTTAGAAAATGTTGGTAGCAGCGAAGAAGCTTTGACATTTCTTAAAAGAAAGAGTCTTGACTGTATCTTAATTGACCGTGATCTTCAAGATGGGGGTAGTTTAGAATTATTGAAAAAGATTAAATGTGATTACCAAGAAATACCGGTAATCATTCTTAGTAATTATGAAGAAGAAAAGGTTGCTTTTAGTTATCTACAAAATGGGGCCGTGGGTTTTATTAGTAAAGATGAGATCTTAAATGGCCAGATCTTAAATAAGGTGGTAGATTGTATCTTCATTAAAGAAAAACCTCAAGAGGTACTCTTAAAAGAAAGAGAAGATTTAGACAGGGTTTTATTTGAAAGAGGAACAGCTCGGATCTATCAAGCATTATTGAAAAATATGAATGAGGGGTTGATTGTCTTAGATAATAAAGGAAGAATTATTTTTGTTAATAAAGAAATAGAGAAGCTGTTAGGTTGTTCAAAGAATGAAATTATAGATAAAGAGATCTTTGGGATGATCGATAAAAAAGATTTAGATCTTTTAAAGAAAAAGTTAAATAAGATCCAAAAAGGTGAAAAATGTTTTTATGAAATTAATCTTTCTTATCAAAAGAAAAAGATTCCTGTCTCTATAAACCATGCTCCTTTTCAGGAGGGAGAGGTAATTAAGGGAAGTTTATGCTTAATCAATGATCTCTTTAAAATAAGAAAGTATGCTCAAAAGAGCAAAAAAAAAGAGGAGGAGTTAATAAAGAAGTCTATTACTGATAGCTTAACAGGAGTATTAAGCTACACTCAATTTTTATACTTACTTAAGATTGAATTTGAAAAAACAAAGAGATACTTTACCGATCTATCTTGCCTGATCATAGATATAGATAATTTTAAAAGGATAAATGAGGAATATGGTTTTAAGTTTGGAGATAAAGCCTTAAGAGAAATAGCAGAGATGATTACCAGAAACTGTCGTAAAAGTGATGTTATTGCTCGTTTTGGAGGGGAAAAATTTATTGCCTTATTATCTAATACTAATTATCAAAATTCTTTAATTGTCGCTGAGAAACTAAGGAAGATTATTGATAATCACCATTTTACAGATAAAGATTATCTTATTAAGATTACCTTTACAATAGGAGTTTCTTCGGTAATAGAAGACGGAGTAAAGACAGCAGATGCTTTAATAGAAAATGCCCAAAAAGCAGTAACGGTAGCTAAAAAAGAAGAAAAGGGTAAGATCTTATCATTTAAAGATATTATTGTTACTCACTCTGAATTAGACCTTAAGGAGTCAAAAGTAACTAATTTACAAGAGAAGATCCTTGATATTACTCAAACTACTAAAGAATCGTATGTCGAGTCTTTGAGGTCTTTAATTATGGCCTTAGAAGCAAGAGACCTATATACTAAAGAACATTCTGTTAATGTTTCCAAGTATTCTTATTTAGTAGCTAAAGAGATGGAGCTTTCAGAAGATCAAGCCAGATTAATTAAGACAGCAGGATTAGTCCACGATCTTGGAAAGATTGGTATTAGTGATGCTATCTTATTAAAGAAAGGACCTTTAAGCGATGAAGAAAGAAAGGCCATCCAAATGCACCCTATCTATGGAGTAAATATCATTCATCCGATCCATTTTTTAGCTGAAGAACGACCAATTGTCTTATATCATCACGAAAGGATTGATGGTAAGGGATATCCCGAAGGATTAAGAGGCAAAAGAATTCCTATTGGGGCGCGAATTATGAATGTCGTAGATTCTTTTGATGCCATGTCTTCTCCTCGTCCATATCGAGACCCGTTAAAGGTAAATGAGGCAATAAAAGAATTAATAAATTGTGCTGGCAGCCAATTTGATCCCGAAGTAGTATATAATTTATTAAAAGTATTAATAAATGAAAGACTAATTCCTGATATCTTAAAAGAAGACAGAAGATTATATGAAGATATCATGTTAAAATGTCATGAATATCATCTTAAGTATTAATCGGAAAGTATTAATTGGAAAGTATTAATTGGAAGTGTTCAGCTTGAAGCTTTCAGCAAAAGAGAGCTATAAAAGAGAGGTTGATGATGGAGGTATCTTTAAAAGAAGAGACTAAAAGAGAACGAGGAAAAGAACACCCTGTTTCTGCTTTAAGTGTAAAGCTAAGAGAGATCTTTTTAGAATTAGGACTTGACGAAATTATTAATCCAATGGTTGTAGAGGAAAGGGATATTTATCTTCAGTATGGCTCTGAAGCGCCTTTAATCTTAGACCGAGTTTATTACTTAGCTGGTGTAGATAGAGCAGATATAGGTCTTTCTAATCACAAGGTAGAAAAGATTAAGGAGATTATTCCAAATTTTAATAAATTAGAAGAGCTAAAAGGATACCTAAGGAGGTTTAAAGAGGGAAGGATAGAAGGAGATGACTTTGTGGAAGGCTTGGTTAATGAATTAGCGGTCTCAGAAGAACAAGCCTTATCTTTAATTGAAAAGGTATTTCCTGAATTCAAGGAACTACGTCCTGTTCCTTCTAAAAAGACCTTAAGGTCTCATATGACTGCTTTATGGTATTCTACGATCGCTGCTCTTTTAAGTCAAAAAAAGTATCCTTTATCCTTATTTTCTATGGGGCCCAGATTTCGTAGGGAACAGAGGCAAGATAGTAGTCATTTATATGAAAGCACTTCTGCTTCTATCGTGATCGTAGATGAGAATTTTACTTTAGAAGATGGAAAAAAGATTACTCAAAAGATATTAACTTGTTTAGGTTTTTCTAATTTTGAATTTAAAATAAAAGGAGTAACTAGTAATTATTACGCTCCCGGCACTGATACCGAAATATATGCTGAATTTGGCAGTCAAAAGGTAGAAGTAGCTAATCTTGGATATTATTCTAAAGAATCCCTAACTAATTATGGTATAAAATATCCAGTATTTAATCTAGGGTTAGGAGTAGAACGACTTTCTCTCTTATTAGAAAAAGCTAAAGATATTAGAGAATTAGTGTATCCTCAGTATCTTCATATTATTGAACTTACAGATGAGGAAATTATCTCTACTTTAAAACCTTGCCAAGAGCCGGCTACTCCTGGTGGAGAAAAGTTAGTTAAGGAATTAGTGGAAAAGTGCCTTGCCCATAAGGAGACCATTGGTCCCGTGGAGATCTTAATCTACGAAGGAGATTTTTTAGGCAAAGAGATTAAGATTTGGGTCTATAATTGGGACATGGGAAAGAGTTTAATGTCTTATGCTTATCTAAATAAGATATTTGTTTATGAAGGAAGTTTATATAGTCTTCCCCCCAGGGATTATTTAAAAAAGACAACCGAAGTGAAGAATAAGTTTTTGGAAGTTTACGATAAAGGAAGAGAGAGTAATCTATCTTTTATGGACCTGATTATGAAGAAGTTTATCTTTGAAATAGAAAAAACTTTAGCCAAAGGGGAAGTAAGTTTAGATATAAAATTTAAGATGATCAAGAGGCTGGGTGAAGTTAATCTTTATATTTCAGATTATGTGAATAACTATATTACCTCTAATAATAAAAAGATATTAGTAGGAGGTCCTTTATTTTTTGGATTAAAAGCTTTACTTTCTTAAAGAAGAAAGGAGATAATCTTGGAGCGTTCCTGGCCTAAGGAGTTATTTTATCATAGAGATCATTGTTGGGTAAAAGTAGAGAATAATAATCAAGTGATCATTGGCTTGGATGAGTTTTTTATAAAGAAAGCCGGGGAGATAAATAAGGTAAAATTACCTTTTGAAGGTGATGAGATAAAAGTAAATGAAAGCTTTGGAGAGGTTTTAACAGTTAGTGGAGATATCAAAGTAGTTGCTCCTCTTTCTGGAGAAATTATGGAGGTTAATTTAAATTTAGAAGACGATCCTCAAGTCTTAATGAAAGATCCTTATCAGGAAGGTTGGATGATGAAGGTAATTGCTTCAAATTTAGAGGATGAGATAGAGATGTTAATAAAAGGAAAATCTTCTTGAAAGAGAATACTCTTACTCACTTTGATCTTCAGGGCAAAGCTAAGATGGTAGATATTAGTCATAAAAAATCTACCTTACGGACAGCTAAAGCTGAAGGAATAATCTTTATGCAGAAAGAGACTTTAAGTTTAATTAAGTCTCACCAAGTAATTAAGGGTGATGTTCTTACGGTAGCTAAAGTTTCAGGAATTTTAGCCAGTAAAAATACCTCTTCTTTAATTCCTATGAGCCATCCTATAAAGATTACTAATGTTGACCTTACTTTTGAGATAGATGAATCTGAGTCAGCCATAAGAGCTATCTCTAAGGTAGTAGCTTTTGATAAAACAGGTGCTGAAATGGAAGCTCTTACCGCTGTGGCGGTTTCTCTTTTAACTATTTATGATATGTGTAAAGCTGCGGACAAGAAGATGGTTATTTCTAATATCTATTTAAAGGAGAAGACCGGTGGAAAAAGTGGTAATTCTTTTACCTAGAAGGAGATTTTCTTGAGAAAAAGAATTAAAATCACCTTTTAAAAGAGAAGACCGGTAGAAAAAGTGGTAATTTTTACCTAGAAGGAAAATTTTCTTGAGAAAAAGAATTAAAATCACCTTTTAAAAGAGAAGACCGGTAGAAAAAGTGGTAATTTTTACCTAGAAGGAAAATTTTCTTGAGAGAAAGAGTTAAATCACCTTATTTAGCTAAAGCTACCATCGGAGTTGATATTGGAGGCAGCAAGATAGAGAGTGCTTTAGTTCGCGCCGATGGAAGTGTACCTATTAGTATCAAGATTGATACCCCTTCGGCGTTAACTACGACGAATATTATTCAAGCTATTTATGCTTCTGTTGATGGAGTCATTTTAGAGAGAAAAGAGTATATTAGGGGTATCGGTGTTGGTGCTCCTGGCCAAGTAGAGCTTCGGACGGGAAAGGTTATTCATGCCCCTAACCTTAGTTGCCAAAATCTTCCCTTGAAGGAAATTCTCCAAAAAAGGTACTCTCTGCCGGTATTTGTTGATAATGATGTTCGCTGTGCTCTATTAGCTGAGCATAGACATGGAGTAGCCAAAAATATTCTTGATTGTCTTTGTATGTTTGTCGGTACGGGAATTGGGGGAGGAATTATGGTCGGTGGTAAAGTCTTACGTGGAGTGACTAATTCTGCTGCCGAAATAGGCCATATGACCTTAGAAAAAAATGGCCCCAAGTGTGGTTGTGGTAATTATGGATGCTTGGAAAGCTTAGCTTCTGGACCTAAAATAATTGAGGATGCCGTGGAGAGACTTAAAGGAAGAAATTCGCTCATTAAAGATCTGGTAAAAAATGATCTTAGTAAGATAAATATTAATTTAATTCAAAAAGCCTTTGAAGAAAAAGATAAAGTAGCTATTGAAGTTTTAGAAAGAGCGGCTGATTATATTGGCATAGGAGTAGCTACTTTGGTAAATATCTTAAATCCGAAAATGGTAATCTTAGGAGGAGGGGTAATCAATGCTTCTCCATCTTTATTTGAAATGATAAAAGAGGTGGCATTAAAAAGGGCAATAAAGATTTCAAAAAGTAATCTCAAGATAGTCACCTCTGAACTGGAAAAAAATGCTGGAACGATAGGGGCAAGTTTGTTAGTAGAATTTTAAGGTTATTTTAAGAGGTATTGCTTTGAATAAAGCTGGTATATGATTTATCAGGTGATAAACGAGCAATGGGAGTAAGTTATTTTAAGAGGTATTGCTTTGAATAAAGCTGGTATATGATTTATCAGGTGATAAACGAGCAATGGGAGTAAGTTATTTTAAGAGGTATTGCTTTGAATAAAGCTGGTATTTTAATTATTAGTGATAAAGCCTCAAAAGGAGAAAGAGAAGATTTATGTACCGCGGTCATAGAAGAATTATTAAAGAAGATTAAGATTAAGGTGTTAAGAAGTGAGATTATTCCAGATGAAGAGATCTTAATTTCTAATAAACTCATGGAATGGACAGATATTGATCACTTAAATTTAGTGGTAACTAGTGGCGGCACCGGGATCGGACCTCGAGACGTCACTCCAGAAGCAACTAAAAAAGTTATCGAAAAAGATATTCCTGGTTTAGCAGAAGCCATGCGATTATTTACTTTTCAAATTACTCCCAGAAGCATAATTTCTCGAGCTTTAGCGGGAATGAGGAAAAAGAGCATTATTATAAATTTACCAGGAAGTCCTAATGCATGTCGAGAATGCTTAGAAGTAATTTTAAATACTCTTCCTCATGCTTTAGAGATAGCATCTGGAGAGAAGATGGAATGCGCAAGAGAGGTGAAAGATGTTAGTAAATGACTTAGAAATTATTATTAGAATTGTTTTATCTTTGGGACTTTCTTTAATTATTGGTTTAGAAAGAGAAATTCATACTAAACCAGCCGGGCTTAGAACACACATTTTAGTTTGTGTAGGATCTACTCTGATGATGTTAGTTTCTCTTTTTATGTCGCAAAGATATGAAGAGATTTCACCTTCCCGAATAGCAGCTCAAGTAGTAAGTGGCGTGGGTTTTTTAGGGGCCGGAACAATTATTGTCTCCCGAGGATCAATAAAAGGACTTACTACTGCCGCAAGTTTGTGGGCAGTAGCCGGGATAGGCTTAGCCGTAGGAGCAGGATTTTATAAGGGAGCTGTTTTTACCACCCTTTTAATTATTTTTACTCTTCTTTTTTTTGAATTGCTCGAGAAAAAGATCTTTAAAGCTAAGGAATATAAACAAATTATTCTTAAGGTTGGTTCTTTAAAAGAGATCACCAACTTAGTTAAAGATGTATTGCTAAGATACCATAGCCAGATAAAAGATCTAGAGATAAAGCACTTTCAAAAAGAAGGAGAGATTAAATTTACCGCTAAGATTCCTGAAAATATCAGTACTATCGAAAATATTGCCTTGGATTTACTGAAGATAGAAGATGTTCTGGAAGTAGAAATTACTAAATTAAATTAGAGTGTTTTATGTTTAAGACTAAAGAAAAAAAGTGGCGTTTTTTGCATTCTGACCATCAAAGCTTAAGAGATAGTCTTTCTCAAGAGATAAATATTTCTAAAATTTTAGCTGAACTTCTTATTAACCGCCAAGTTAAAGATGTTTCTGAAGTGGAAAAGTTTCTCTACCCTAAATTAGAACATCTCCATAGTCCTTTTTTGTTGAAGGATATTTCTAAAGCAGTAGAGAGAGTTAAAAGAGCAATTTCCAAAAAAGAAAGGATCTTAATTTTTGGAGATTGGGATGTGGATGGTATTTGTAGTTGCGCTCTTTTAACTCGAGTTCTTTCTCAATTACAAGCCAACTTAAGTTATTTTATTCCCTCTCGAGAAGAATATAGCTTATCTTCTAATCTGATCAAGCAATTTCACCAAGAAAAGGTTAATCTTATTATTACTGTTGATTGTGGGATAAGTAACATCGAAGAAGTAGTTTATGCCCATTCCTTAGGAATAGAGACAATTATTATCGACCATCATGAGCCTAAAGAGGAGTTACCAGAAGCAGATGCTATTGTAAACCCTAAGCAAAAAGGATGCCTTTATCCTTTCAAGGAATTAGCTGGAGTAGGAGTAGTCTTTAAATTTATTCAATGCCTTTTATCTTCTTTTAGCCAAAACCAAGGGGAAAATTTAAATCTCCATAACTATATTTATGAAAACTATTTAGATTTAGTAGCGATAGGAACTATTGCTGATGTAGTGCCTTTAATTGAAGAAAACAGAGTAATGGTTAAAATAGGTCTTACTCATCTTAAAAATACCAAGAAAGTAGGGTTAAAGGCCTTGCTAAGCCAATTAAACTTAACCGAAGAAGAGCTTTTTAGTAAAGATATTTCTTGGAAATTAGCTCCTGTCTTAAATTCAGCAGGTAGGATGAACAAGACTTCTTTAGGAGCCGATTTACTTTGTATTAAAAGTTCTGCTCAAGCTATAAATATGGTAGAAGAACTTATCAAGATAAACCGAAGTCGGAAGATCTTATTAAAAGAAGGAACTTCCTTAATCTCCAATTTATTTTCTGAGCAAGTTGACCTCTCTCAAGAAAAAGTAGTCATCGTTGCTATTAATGAAGGCTATTCTGGTATTACTGGGATTTTAGCTAATAGACTTTTAGATGTATATTTTCGTCCAACCATAGTCTTTAGTGTCAATGGAGATATAGCCAAGGGTTCAGCCAGAAGCTTAGAAAATTTTAACTTAGTTGAAGCTTTAAAATACTGTGAAGATTTATTGATCAGATATGGTGGGCATAAAGGAGCGTCAGGCCTTGTTATTCATAAAGATAATCTCTTAAGGTTTAAGATAAGAATAAATGAGTATGCTCAAAATTTATTAAAAGATGAAGATTTACTTCCTGAACTCTTCATAGATTGTGAAGTGGCGGTGGAAGATTTAACTATGAAATTGATAGATGAGATGAAGTTATTAGAACCATATGGAGATGGTAATCCACAACCTCTCTTTATCCTAAGAAGTGTCGATATTTTAAGTTGTCAAATGGTAGGAAAAAACA encodes:
- a CDS encoding diguanylate cyclase, whose translation is MKIKVLYIEDNYADFLMLKRILEVKGRYFTLENVGSSEEALTFLKRKSLDCILIDRDLQDGGSLELLKKIKCDYQEIPVIILSNYEEEKVAFSYLQNGAVGFISKDEILNGQILNKVVDCIFIKEKPQEVLLKEREDLDRVLFERGTARIYQALLKNMNEGLIVLDNKGRIIFVNKEIEKLLGCSKNEIIDKEIFGMIDKKDLDLLKKKLNKIQKGEKCFYEINLSYQKKKIPVSINHAPFQEGEVIKGSLCLINDLFKIRKYAQKSKKKEEELIKKSITDSLTGVLSYTQFLYLLKIEFEKTKRYFTDLSCLIIDIDNFKRINEEYGFKFGDKALREIAEMITRNCRKSDVIARFGGEKFIALLSNTNYQNSLIVAEKLRKIIDNHHFTDKDYLIKITFTIGVSSVIEDGVKTADALIENAQKAVTVAKKEEKGKILSFKDIIVTHSELDLKESKVTNLQEKILDITQTTKESYVESLRSLIMALEARDLYTKEHSVNVSKYSYLVAKEMELSEDQARLIKTAGLVHDLGKIGISDAILLKKGPLSDEERKAIQMHPIYGVNIIHPIHFLAEERPIVLYHHERIDGKGYPEGLRGKRIPIGARIMNVVDSFDAMSSPRPYRDPLKVNEAIKELINCAGSQFDPEVVYNLLKVLINERLIPDILKEDRRLYEDIMLKCHEYHLKY
- the sepS gene encoding O-phosphoserine--tRNA ligase, with the translated sequence MMEVSLKEETKRERGKEHPVSALSVKLREIFLELGLDEIINPMVVEERDIYLQYGSEAPLILDRVYYLAGVDRADIGLSNHKVEKIKEIIPNFNKLEELKGYLRRFKEGRIEGDDFVEGLVNELAVSEEQALSLIEKVFPEFKELRPVPSKKTLRSHMTALWYSTIAALLSQKKYPLSLFSMGPRFRREQRQDSSHLYESTSASIVIVDENFTLEDGKKITQKILTCLGFSNFEFKIKGVTSNYYAPGTDTEIYAEFGSQKVEVANLGYYSKESLTNYGIKYPVFNLGLGVERLSLLLEKAKDIRELVYPQYLHIIELTDEEIISTLKPCQEPATPGGEKLVKELVEKCLAHKETIGPVEILIYEGDFLGKEIKIWVYNWDMGKSLMSYAYLNKIFVYEGSLYSLPPRDYLKKTTEVKNKFLEVYDKGRESNLSFMDLIMKKFIFEIEKTLAKGEVSLDIKFKMIKRLGEVNLYISDYVNNYITSNNKKILVGGPLFFGLKALLS
- a CDS encoding glycine cleavage system protein H, with amino-acid sequence MERSWPKELFYHRDHCWVKVENNNQVIIGLDEFFIKKAGEINKVKLPFEGDEIKVNESFGEVLTVSGDIKVVAPLSGEIMEVNLNLEDDPQVLMKDPYQEGWMMKVIASNLEDEIEMLIKGKSS
- the moaC gene encoding cyclic pyranopterin monophosphate synthase MoaC → MKENTLTHFDLQGKAKMVDISHKKSTLRTAKAEGIIFMQKETLSLIKSHQVIKGDVLTVAKVSGILASKNTSSLIPMSHPIKITNVDLTFEIDESESAIRAISKVVAFDKTGAEMEALTAVAVSLLTIYDMCKAADKKMVISNIYLKEKTGGKSGNSFT
- a CDS encoding ROK family protein yields the protein MRERVKSPYLAKATIGVDIGGSKIESALVRADGSVPISIKIDTPSALTTTNIIQAIYASVDGVILERKEYIRGIGVGAPGQVELRTGKVIHAPNLSCQNLPLKEILQKRYSLPVFVDNDVRCALLAEHRHGVAKNILDCLCMFVGTGIGGGIMVGGKVLRGVTNSAAEIGHMTLEKNGPKCGCGNYGCLESLASGPKIIEDAVERLKGRNSLIKDLVKNDLSKININLIQKAFEEKDKVAIEVLERAADYIGIGVATLVNILNPKMVILGGGVINASPSLFEMIKEVALKRAIKISKSNLKIVTSELEKNAGTIGASLLVEF
- a CDS encoding MogA/MoaB family molybdenum cofactor biosynthesis protein → MNKAGILIISDKASKGEREDLCTAVIEELLKKIKIKVLRSEIIPDEEILISNKLMEWTDIDHLNLVVTSGGTGIGPRDVTPEATKKVIEKDIPGLAEAMRLFTFQITPRSIISRALAGMRKKSIIINLPGSPNACRECLEVILNTLPHALEIASGEKMECAREVKDVSK
- a CDS encoding MgtC/SapB family protein; translated protein: MLVNDLEIIIRIVLSLGLSLIIGLEREIHTKPAGLRTHILVCVGSTLMMLVSLFMSQRYEEISPSRIAAQVVSGVGFLGAGTIIVSRGSIKGLTTAASLWAVAGIGLAVGAGFYKGAVFTTLLIIFTLLFFELLEKKIFKAKEYKQIILKVGSLKEITNLVKDVLLRYHSQIKDLEIKHFQKEGEIKFTAKIPENISTIENIALDLLKIEDVLEVEITKLN
- the recJ gene encoding single-stranded-DNA-specific exonuclease RecJ codes for the protein MFKTKEKKWRFLHSDHQSLRDSLSQEINISKILAELLINRQVKDVSEVEKFLYPKLEHLHSPFLLKDISKAVERVKRAISKKERILIFGDWDVDGICSCALLTRVLSQLQANLSYFIPSREEYSLSSNLIKQFHQEKVNLIITVDCGISNIEEVVYAHSLGIETIIIDHHEPKEELPEADAIVNPKQKGCLYPFKELAGVGVVFKFIQCLLSSFSQNQGENLNLHNYIYENYLDLVAIGTIADVVPLIEENRVMVKIGLTHLKNTKKVGLKALLSQLNLTEEELFSKDISWKLAPVLNSAGRMNKTSLGADLLCIKSSAQAINMVEELIKINRSRKILLKEGTSLISNLFSEQVDLSQEKVVIVAINEGYSGITGILANRLLDVYFRPTIVFSVNGDIAKGSARSLENFNLVEALKYCEDLLIRYGGHKGASGLVIHKDNLLRFKIRINEYAQNLLKDEDLLPELFIDCEVAVEDLTMKLIDEMKLLEPYGDGNPQPLFILRSVDILSCQMVGKNKDHLKLKVGNTFQEIDAIGFNMSNMAKDNLSRCDLAFHFNVNDYKGLRLPQLQIIDLK